A window from Plasmodium cynomolgi strain B DNA, chromosome 7, whole genome shotgun sequence encodes these proteins:
- a CDS encoding hypothetical protein (putative), with the protein MILLSMNNSNIYDRILLNYLFRALRGILTRVLETGATRERTTREEVITAGEAITTEKVTTAGEAITTEKVTTAGEVITTEKATARTAPPTERPSIIDCTNFNYVMKNLSEMKIFDQTIMLKYALFFSSNLAHISTDHICDYLFYTLSLSHPGGSNQAGVNTEGGEKTQMADASKSELSAHTSRDKRLAHLVTYNEELTLKETNFGKVYQHYLTKVTQFVKEKLSHFDAHIFLAHLEEQQNGTTGQDGVEGKQEEDKIDTFVFNYQTENKHEHVQKLNELILEQTTNNAAKATLLGDLVSDKEFSTTIIMIMMKILEKKKKVQPCTSISSLIHLFYSLASLNELDKDRVDHYMDNLYTVVEKKKSEITAYQWLLIKDIFKMVRVKRSADWEILLDNVNTYVRGAEQEGSARFETINIEI; encoded by the exons ATGATTCTACTTTCCATGAACAATAGCAATATTTACGACAGAATTTTGCTCAACTATTTGTTTCGCGCCCTCAGGGGAATTCTCACGCGCGTCCTTGAGACGGGCGCCACGCGGGAACGCACCACCAGGGAAGAAGTGATCACCGCGGGAGAAGCGATAACTACCGAAAAAGTGACCACCGCGGGAGAAGCCATAACTACCGAAAAAGTGACCACCGCGGGAGAAGTGATAACTACCGAAAAAGCTACCGCCCGCACTGCTCCACCCACTGAGCGCCCTTCCATAATAGACTGCACCAACTTCAACTACGTAATGAAGAACCTGtcagaaatgaaaattttcgaCCAAACCATCATGCTCAAGTATgcccttttcttctccagCAACCTTGCCCACATCAGCACCGACCACATTTGCGACTACCTCTTCTACACCTTATCGCTGAGCCACCCAGGGGGGAGCAACCAAGCGGGGGTGAATACagaagggggtgaaaaaacCCAAATGGCAGACGCTTCCAAGAGTGAACTGTCCGCACATACCTCTCGTGACAAAAGACTCGCCCACTTAGTGACTTACAACGAAGAGCTCACCTTGAAGGAAACCAATTTCGGAAAAGTCTACCAGCACTATTTAACCAAAGTGACTCAATtcgtgaaggaaaaattatccCATTTCGACGCGCACATATTTCTTGCCCATTTGGAAGAACAGCAGAATGGAACGACGGGACAAGACGGAGTGGAGGGCAAACAGGAGGAAGACAAAATAGACACCTTCGTGTTCAACTACCAAACGGAGAATAAACATGAGCATGTACAAAAACTGAATGAACTCATTTTGGAACAAACCACCAACAATGCTGCGAAGGCAACTTTGCTGGGGGACTTAGTTTCGGACAAAGAGTTTTC GACAACTATCATCATgataatgatgaaaatattggaaaaaaaaaaaaaagttcagcCATGCACATCCATCAGCTCGCTCATTCATTTGTTCTACTCCCTTGCGTCCTTGAACGAACTTGACAAGGACCGCGTTGATCACTACATGGATAATTTGTATACCGtcgtggagaaaaaaaaaagcgaaataacGGCCTACCAGTGGCTGCTCATCAAGGACATCTTCAAGATGGTACGTGTGAAGAGGAGCGCCGATTGGGAAATTCTCCTCGACAATGTAAACACCTACGTTAGGGGTGCCGAGCAGGAGGGAAGCGCGCGCTTCGAGACCATCAACATCGAGATATGA
- a CDS encoding hypothetical protein (putative), translating to MGGDEQDDEVGKTKMNDPHDGEKRQHEEDALFDDIIPQRDYRRIGTNVINEKMLIEEISKSGETPGGRNLTEEFNHAKVLSLENRKILLIQNIDLFRSLEELRLDNNLIEEIENLEGLSNLKTLSLSNNKIKEIKNLSQLTKLSELNLHNNLIEKIENLDNNVELKILILSKNRIKNMENVTYLRVLRKLKFLNLMDNPICLEENLVPQVGSTLSTLKYFNNVLLTQESRCTRGFPSHLPKGYQGGDPPVERTTQERDSNHCDNYEKKIGEAYLSNITTLDEALFDRKKEPSVFLKIGYYSKVKEDFLRDVRLMSSTLIDQILQLNEERSKCSRTFESDVESFTSQYMKNNIAAFNQLRKRSKRVVRALLAFLGCERDPPHVELRKCPDTNIKRTQPSDHKMLNDTIMRKVQNVYADFRFKRDNDEELPQEDHTQEDQTQEDHTQEDHTQGDHTQGVGASEPPSDNPQGKEPNESNALLLEGEKYNIIKKYIQKNMEENFLFRDKLINEELANMVSINNFLECFKREISKMIKLINDHISDYFRKLEELEENFNSRIINFFAEVKNNEHPSVSLSEDEINEYYAYKGSRSNILNNLEDFISSSYNKAGSFLIEEKKKHLFVKSRDRISEIEKIVDMSNDLFYSYLSILRVRVQ from the exons ATGGGAGGAGACGAACAGGATGACGAGGTGGGAAAGACAAAGATGAATGACCCCCATGATGGTGAAAAGAGGCAACATGAGGAGGACGCCCTTTTCGACGATATAATCCCACAGAGGGATTATAGGCGGATAGGCACAAACGTaataaatgagaaaatgcTAATCGAAGAAATAAGCAAAAGTGGGGAGACCCCTGGGGGGAGGAACCTCACTGAGGAGTTTAACCATGCCAAGGTGTTGTCCCTCGAAAACAGGAAGATTCTCCTCATACAGAATATCGACCTTTTTAGGA GCCTGGAGGAACTGCGCCTGGACAACAACCTCATCGAGGAAATCGAAAATCTGGAAGGACTCTCCAATCTCAAAACATTAAGCCTATccaacaacaaaataaaagaaataaaaaatctcAGTCAGTTAACAAAACTGTCAGAACTAAACCTACACAATAAcctaatagaaaaaatagaaaacctAGACAATAACGTAGAATTAAAAATCCTAATTCTAAgtaaaaatagaataaagAACATGGAGAATGTAACTTATCTGAGGGttttaagaaaattaaaatttctcAACTTGATGGATAATCCGATATGCCTAGAGGAGAACCTCGTTCCCCAAGTGGGTTCTACTTTGTCTACtctgaaatattttaacaacgTGTTGTTGACGCAGGAGAGTAGATGTACACGAGGCTTTCCTTCTCATTTGCCAAAGGGCTACCAAGGTGGGGATCCCCCTGTGGAAAGGACCACCCAGGAGAGGGACTCCAACCATTGTGACAATTACGAAAAGAAAATCGGCGAAGCGTATTTGTCTAATATTACCACGCTGGATGAGGCCCTCTttgacagaaaaaaggagccttctgttttcctcaaaattggTTACTACTCCAAGGTTAAGGAGGACTTTCTGCGCGACGTCCGCCTGATGAGTTCCACCCTGAT AGACCAAATCCTCCAGTTGAACGAAGAGCGCAGCAAATGCTCTCGCACTTTCGAAAGCGACGTGGAGAGCTTCACCTCGCAGTACATGAAGAACAACATTGCGGCGTTCAACCAGCTGCGGAAGAGGTCCAAGCGGGTGGTGCGTGCCCTGCTCGCCTTCCTGGGTTGCGAAAGGG ATCCCCCCCATGTGGAGCTGAGGAAATGCCCAGACACTAATATAAAAAGGACCCAACCAAGTGACCACAAAATGCTTAACGATACGATTATGAGAAAAGTTCAAAACGTTTATGCAGATTTTCGTTTCAAGCGAGACAATGATGAGGAGCTCCCCCAAGAGGATCACACCCAAGAGGATCAAACCCAAGAGGATCACACCCAAGAGGATCACACCCAAGGGGATCACACCCAAGGGGTGGGAGCCTCCGAACCACCTTCTGACAACCCCCAGGGGAAGGAACCAAATGAGAGTAACGCCCTCCTCCttgagggagaaaaatacaacattataaaaaagtatatacaaaaaaatatggaggAGAATTTCCTGTTCAGGGATAAGTTAATAAACGAAGAGCTAGCCAACATGGTttctattaataattttcttgaATGCTTCAAAAGGgagatttcaaaaatgataaaactTATTAATGATCATATTTCGGATTACTTCCGTAAGTTGGAGGAATTGgaggaaaattttaactcCAGAATTATTAACTTTTTTGCCGAGGTGAAGAACAACGAGCATCCCTCCGTCAGCCTCAG CGAAGACGAAATAAACGAGTACTACGCATACAAAGGCAGCCGCTCAAACATTCTGAATAACCTGGAGGACTTCATCTCCAGCAGCTACAACAAAGCAGGCAGCTTTCTCatcgaggaaaaaaagaaacacttATTTGTTAAGTCCAGGGATCGCATTTCAGAAATTGAGAAAATTGTCGACATGTCAAACGATTTGTTTTATTCCTACCTCAGCATTTTGCGCGTCCGTGTCCAATGA
- a CDS encoding hypothetical protein (putative), with amino-acid sequence MRLIFVLPLLLLLHLCQAFNWKNLQNVHWTVRECTLSLIALIEEAERIRLGERNDERMAQIVEEMKKERQMLQELYFSIRHLFSSLGLTFRKELYLFGVAEGSVSEEKAKQGEKKEDNTRGKRFTDEKHLQGVKTQRDLKALLDEMINYYKKNFIQSKPSISCSYINQKNSLRKQIEIVRYTHSYVATKLYYRDYSKYFERFLGSQRDMANVLFNPSLDIKEDVYSGFYANYGGLIADERQIGATPRTEDGPKGKPPDSLMNEPQDGPKGRLPSCSDDYKSISGEKCTQEFSQIVKNMLHNFEASLEGYIHSSVVEMRKHMIQVEEQQEGKNYCRDLENELEDKSYDRISLEEIQRFEQLAKNYLNKELDTFVEREKKKMYRRRNFFEKRGPRQVELTGGAEIKRIFQLLDEYISMYSFVYEHLKDYQINVRDIFSLDYIRENSKDNRVYIAKRIAQQMDALNGSFLKYINVKNRYEKYVVKGIQKRNSMSTTKRGESVEGGSTEKSVEGEGNSVPGEGHPSSRNLRKKDFPELWESTLQSSSHSFLSEEDQVKKDKLNGELIQREDEYLKRLQNVVKLLTRYKKLKNKKIKIRHIVNKGEVEIHPILFNLKLRKDQMVGFYKSILLFGKIFVVKRIVLTLKMKISFLGRVTPSAFLLNNRFLLHLYEIHLDHLRSSYKIGVNKDFCHDLTLENLDGTMKQGDLSHLLLKYVIYIFGLNSKFMSDRLGVDIGPGVGSDYIGVSNGANNGDRDFGEDDPRWCANNLRVVYELARNFIRTPLVHAADFFRSSRASPNWESNTHDEKVKNAFRQIHSYFSSIFNSDEILGHILKKFEIWEERSSSGCYDGHSCSIDNPIYSKDMIKKSIFYNLNDIGDEFDMINKATVTSVSSCTSSLYSYATSSPLKFPSYLLNNALIKNSLSETYKYTLYKMQESQVFKLYSRIKRTNMTLLETIFLHLILNFGMTPYNKLKGTMVNSFCRKQGRVEEDGTSSKAQTGPLQYRKRKRNLDMIPHIRYVPNGEQLQAGLSISCSEVKQNDEKDSYNKTHTKWWDSKRGRSYSSSNRNAPSQRMNQLVDTCDLLNGDKKKITSFKVKHIEYIPNGISFLTTVIEKQNVMSDYELYGLFFQGVRGEEKKYFSEENKKYFPEENKKKHFPEENKKKCFPEENKKKYFPEDNSNGVNSKEDMYCSEEKVAYFTIGQSAVYLSEPVDVEEPLILPMFRKSLASQKEILFERESMEQYNMVLSWLYRSQEKKNWNREKVRKIERNISSLSWKAKLYEENISYVKNKMEQMKRPPRGESDRSSDLQKEYQREVANAAQEKYNSLIDIYKDVVEMFRDRKSNLTKLKKEKEREGEKEQEEVEEEEPGVNYYGLSKYSFQRKHQVEDLNMHIFYHEQIMKYFEKQNRCCDAYIKEMKIHLKFFPQVCCSNGEERNNEKKILKYIYISITDLLTDFIRCENNTYSLLKNLKKVKDTIHTINIVNANLHKKQRTFHLSTKYFYREKKEENIYFFTNKMENIKTYKIYKQLIDSVNEDLMFITNIMVKKMEERKELLQQVERKVPILLHIKRILNEDNEVASINVETLYANFSHENMLNYDKVKILGKNFKKKIAIYKHVLNDIRYSFEQEPQVSNDKMALFYNFVKYDPEEDTDAVQFADALLAYNEGGIEVPQRGEDAKNTEGKPLTMYQEIWRKLNASKGGDGKSAKERHDDRGDDSDRDLYDDWDEEDWIESRLRAAAESVEKDCRNRKCPSNSFCFIQTFNENCLCFLNYNMVGEKCIFNEHNTCDVKNGGCDSKATCVMKKNRVICVCPKGTKPIYEGVVCNFSFASSFSQVLLLFAILAFVIA; translated from the exons ATGAGGCTGATTTTTGTCCTGCCCctgctgttgctgctgcACTTGTGCCAAGCGTTCAACTGGAAGAATCTCCAAAATGTACATTGGACAGTCAGGGAGTGTACCCTCTCCTTGATTGCTCTGATCGAGGAAGCGGAAAGGATTCGATTGGGTGAAAGGAACGATGAGAGGATGGCCCAAATTGtggaagaaatgaagaaggagagaCAGATGTTGCAGGAATTGTACTTTTCAATTCGTCACTTGTTTTCTTCACTAGGGTTAACATTTAGGAAGGAGCTGTATCTGTTTGGTGTGGCGGAGGGAAGCGTGAGTGAAGAGAAGGCCaaacaaggggaaaaaaaagaagacaacACAAGAGGAAAGCGCTTCACCGATGAGAAGCACCTACAAGGTGTAAAAACACAAAGGGACCTGAAGGCCCTCCTTGACGAAATGATCAAttactacaaaaaaaatttcattcagAGTAAACCATCCATAAGTTGCTCCTACATCAATCAGAAGAACTCCCTGCGGAAGCAAATTGAAATTGTTAGATACACCCACAGCTACGTAGCGACAAAGCTGTATTATCGAGATTATTCGAAATATTTCGAACGTTTTCTGGGAAGCCAAAGGGACATGGCTAACGTCCTCTTTAATCCTTCTTTGGACATCAAGGAGGATGTCTATTCGGGTTTTTACGCCAACTACGGTGGGTTAATAGCGGATGAGCGGCAAATCGGGGCAACGCCTCGGACGGAAGATGGACCAAAGGGAAAGCCGCCAGACAGCTTAATGAATGAACCGCAAGATGGACCAAAGGGTAGACTGCCAAGCTGCAGCGATGACTACAAAAGCATTTCTGGAGAAAAATGCACCCAGGAGTTTTcccaaattgtaaaaaatatgttgcaTAATTTTGAGGCGTCGCTGGAAGGCTACATTCACAGCTCCGTGGTGGAAATGAGAAAACATATGATACAGGTGGAAGAGCAgcaggaggggaaaaactaCTGCAGAGACTTGGAGAATGAACTCGAGGACAAGAGTTACGATAGAATATCGCTGGAAGAAATTCAACGATTTGAacaattggcaaaaaattacTTGAACAAGGAACTGGATACGTTCGtggaaagggagaagaaaaaaatgtatcgaAGGAGAAACTTCTTCgagaa GAGGGGCCCGCGGCAAGTGGAGCTCACCGGGGGGGCGGAAATCAAGCGCATCTTTCAACTGCTAGATGAGTACATAAGCATGTACTCCTTTGTGTATGAGCACCTAAAGGACTACCAGATAAACGTAAGGGACATTTTCTCACTGGATTATATTCGAGAAAACTCCAAAGACAACAGAGTCTACATAGCAAAAAGAATTGCACAGCAAATGGATGCACTGAACGGTTCCTTCTTGAAGTAcataaatgtgaaaaatagaTACGAGAAGTATGTGGTGAAGGGCATACAGAAGAGGAACTCGATGAGCACCACTAAAAGAGGAGAGTCAGTTGAAGGAGGCAGCACGGAGAAGTCAGTCGAAGGAGAGGGTAACAGCGTTCCTGGAGAGGGACACCCCTCTTCACGCAACTTGAGGAAAAAGGACTTCCCAGAATTGTGGGAATCCACTTTGCAGAGTAGCAGTCACTCCTTTTTAAGCGAAGAAGACCAAGTGAAGAAAGACAAACTAAACGGGGAGCTAATCCAGCGAGAGGACGAATACTTAAAAAGGCTGCAGAACGTTGTGAAGCTTCTAACTcgatacaaaaaattgaaaaacaagaaaataaaaataaggcaCATTGTAAATAAAGGCGAAGTGGAGATACAccccattttatttaatctCAAGTTGAGGAAAGATCAAATGGTAGGATTTTACAAAAGCATTCttctttttggaaaaatatttgtcgTAAAAAGGATTGTACTTACTctgaaaatgaagatatcCTTTTTGGGTAGAGTCACTCCGTCAGCCTTTCTCCTCAACAATcgttttttgcttcacctgTATGAGATCCACCTGGACCATCTGCGAAGTAGCTACAAGATTGGGGTGAACAAAGACTTCTGTCACGATTTGACTCTTGAGAATTTAGACGGCACGATGAAGCAGGGGGACCTTTCTCACCTTCTCCTCAAGTACGTGATCTACATTTTCGGCCTCAATTCCAAGTTTATGAGTGATCGCCTTGGGGTAGACATTGGCCCCGGTGTGGGTAGCGATTACATTGGGGTGAGTAACGGCGCTAATAATGGGGATAGAGACTTTGGTGAGGATGACCCCCGTTGGTGCGCAAATAACCTACGCGTGGTTTACGAGCTGGCAAGAAACTTCATCAGAACGCCACTCGTCCACGCAGCAGATTTTTTTAGATCAAGCAGGGCATCTCCAAACTGGGAGAGCAACACACACGAtgagaaagtaaaaaacgCCTTCAGACAAATTCACTCCTACTTTTCCAGCATATTCAATAGTGATGAAATTTTAgggcatattttaaaaaagttcgAAATCTGGGAGGAGCGCAGCTCCTCCGGTTGCTATGACGGGCACTCCTGTTCCATAGACAATCCCATCTACTCCAAGGATATGATAAAGAAGTCGATTTTTTACAACCTAAACGACATAGGTGATGAATTCGACATGATAAACAAAGCGACTGTAACTTCTGTTAGCTCCTGCACGTCTTCCCTATATTCTTACgccacttcttcccccttgaaATTTCCATCCTATCTGCTAAATAATGCACTAATCAAGAACTCACTCTCCGAGACTTACAAATATACGCTATACAAAATGCAGGAGAGTCAAGTTTTCAAATTGTACTCTAGAATCAAGCGCACGAATATGACCCTCCTGGAGactatttttcttcatctcaTTTTGAATTTTGGGATGACTCCCTACAATAAGTTGAAGGGCACCATGGTGAACTCCTTTTGCAGGAAGCAGGGTAGGGTAGAGGAGGATGGGACTTCGAGTAAGGCTCAAACGGGACCACTCCAATacaggaaaagaaaaaggaacctCGACATGATTCCACACATCCGTTATGTGCCAAACGGAGAGCAGCTGCAAGCAGGATTATCCATTTCCTGCTCTGAGGTGAAGCAAAACGATGAAAAGGATTCATATAACAAAACGCATACTAAATGGTGGGACagtaaaaggggaaggagttATTCCTCTTCGAATAGGAATGCCCCAAGTCAGCGGATGAACCAGTTAGTAGACACCTGCGACTTACTAAatggagacaaaaaaaaaattacatcctTTAAAGTGAAACACATAGAATACATTCCTAACGGAATATCATTCTTGACAACAGTGATAGAAAAGCAAAACGTCATGTCAGACTACGAACTGtatggccttttttttcaaggcgtgagaggggaggagaagaagtactTCTCTGAGGAGAATAAGAAGTACTTCCCTGAGGAGAATAAGAAGAAGCACTTCCCTGAGGAGAATAAGAAGAAGTGCTTCCCTGAGGAGAATAAGAAGAAGTACTTCCCTGAGGATAATTCAAATGGGGTGAACTCGAAGGAGGACATGTACTGCAGCGAAGAAAAAGTTGCATATTTCACCATTGGGCAATCTGCCGTTTATCTTAGCGAACCGGTGGATGTAGAAGAACCACTTATCTTACCCATGTTCCGCAAAAGtttagctagccaaaaagaAATCCTCTTCGAAAGAGAATCCATGGAGCAGTACAATATGGTTCTAAGTTGGCTGTACAGGTcccaggagaaaaaaaattggaaccGCGAAAAGGTGAGAAAAATAGAAAGGAATATTTCTAGTCTCAGCTGGAAAGCCAAATTATacgaagaaaatatttcctacgtgaagaacaaaatggaacagaTGAAGCGTCCACCTAGGGGGGAGAGCGATCGATCAAGTGATCTACAAAAGGAGTATCAAAGGGAAGTTGCAAATGCCGCACAGGAGAAGTACAACTCGTTGATAGACATTTATAAAGACGTCGTGGAGATGTTCCGAGATAGAAAAAGCAATCTGACcaaattgaagaaggaaaaagaaagggaaggcgaaaaagaacaagaagaagtagaagaagaagaacccgGTGTAAACTACTACGGGTTAAGCAAGTATTCCTTTCAGAGAAAACATCAAGTGGAGGACCTGAACATGCATATCTTCTACCACGAGCAAATTATGAAGTACTTCGAGAAGCAAAACAGATGCTGTGATGCGTACataaaggaaatgaaaatcCATCTTAAGTTTTTTCCTCAAGTTTGTTGCTCCAATGGAGAGGAAAGAAACAACGAGAAGAAGATACTCAAGTATATATACATCAGCATCACCGACCTTTTGACCGACTTTATACGATGCGAAAATAACACCTATAGCTTGCTCAAGAATctgaaaaaagtaaaagacaCCATACACACAATCAACATTGTTAATGCAAACCTacacaaaaaacaaagaacGTTCCACCTCAGtaccaaatatttttacagggaaaaaaaagaggaaaacatttatttcttcacaaataaaatggaaaatataaagacttacaaaatttacaaacaaCTTATAGACAGTGTAAATGAAGATCTGATGTTCATCACTAACAtcatggtgaaaaaaatggaagagcgGAAAGAGCTTCTACAACAGGTGGAACGGAAGGTGCCTATCCTACTGCACATAAAACGGATTCTCAACGAAGACAACGAGGTGGCGTCCATTAATGTTGAAACGTTATATGCAAACTTCTCTCATGAAAATATGCTAAACTACGATAAGGTGAAAATTTTGGGGAAAaactttaaaaagaaaatcgcCATTTATAAACATGTCTTGAATGACATCAGGTACTCCTTTGAGCAGGAACCTCAGGTCAGCAACGATAAGATGGCACTCTTTTACAACTTTGTGAAGTACGACCCTGAGGAGGATACTGACGCGGTGCAGTTTGCGGATGCGCTGTTGGCATATAACGAAGGGGGGATTGAGGTGCCCCAGCGAGGGGAGGATGCGAAGAACACGGAGGGGAAGCCCCTGACGATGTACCAGGAAATCTGGAGGAAGCTGAACGCGTCCAAGGGGGGCGATGGGAAGAGCGCCAAGGAAAGACATGACGACAGAGGTGATGATAGCGATAGGGATCTTTACGACGACTGGGATGAGGAGGACTGGATCGAAAGTAGGCTGAGGGCCGCAGCGGAGAGTGTGGAAAAGGACTGTAGAAATAGGAAGTGCCCATCCAActccttctgcttcattCAAACGTTTAATGAAAATTGCTTGTGCTTCCTTAACTACAACATGGTGGGGGAGAAGTGCATTTTTAACGAACATAATACTTGCGATGTGAAAAACGGGGGGTGCGATTCGAAGGCAACGTgcgtgatgaaaaaaaatagggtaATTTGCGTTTGCCCCAAGGGCACTAAGCCCATATATGAGGGGGTCGTGTGCAACTTTTCTTTcgcctcttcattttcgcaGGTGCTCCTTTTGTTCGCCATTTTGGCGTTTGTCATTGCGTAG